The Chitinophagales bacterium genomic sequence ATGTAGACCCATACAAGCCGAACCCAAGGATGAATGAAAGTATTGTTCCTATTCTCAGGTTACCGTTCTTCAATACCCTTAGTTCCACTATCGGGTTACGATAAGTAAGTTCCCTCCAGATAAAAAAGAACATACCTAATGCAGCAACAATAGCCAGTATAGTTATATAGGGGTCATTGAACCAATCTTCTTCCTGACCACGCTCCAGTACATACTGCAACGACCCGATAGCAAGTGCAAGTAAGGCGATACCCCCCCAGTCAATATCTTTCCTCGATGTCTTTTCATCATATTTCGGACTCCTTACAAACTGCAATGTCAGGATCGTAGCGATAATACCTATCGGTAGGTTGATATAGAATATATATGGCCATGAGTAGTTATCTACTATAAAACCACCTAATGTTGGACCAAGGGTAGGGCCTATGATAACACCCAAACCATATATAGCCTGCGCCATACCTCTCTTTTCAGGAGGATAACTTTCTGTAATGATCGTTTGAGAAGTTACCAGCAATGCACCTCCACCAAGGCCTTGTATGAACCTGAATGCAACCAGCTCCCATATATTCGTAGCATTACCACATAAGAATGAAGCTACTGTGAATATGATAATAGATGCAGCGAAATAGTTGCGCCTGCCAAACTGCTGAGACAACCAACTGGTCATAGGTACTATTATCACATTGGCTATCGCATAAGCTGTAATTACCCAGCCTACTTCCGTAAGAGTGGCACCAAGATTGCCGCGCATTTCATTTAGCGCAACGTTCACGATCGTCGTGTCAACTATTTCAAGTAATGCGCAGAAAATGGCTGTTATGGTAATGATAATACGTCTTGAGCCATATTCTACCAGGTCCTCATGTTGAGTCATATCTTACTCCTTCTTATTAAAAAAATTAGTCTACTGTTACTTCTACCTGTACGTTCATTCCTGCACGCAGCATACTCAGCATTTTATCCTTCAGGTCTGTGAATTCTATTTTCACTGGTACCCTCTGTACTACTTTAATGAAATTGCCTGATGCATTGTCTGCAGGTAATAATGAGAAACGCGCACCTGTTGCCGGAGCGAATGAGCTGATAGTTCCTTTGAAATCATGGCCAGGATATGCATCTACATGCACATGAACTTCCTGTCCCTGTTTCATTTTCTCAAGCTGTGTCTCTTTAAAATTGGCAACTACCCACACTGCGTCTTCTGCTACTATGCTGAACAGGGTTTGTCCCGCCTGTACCAACTGGCCTTCATTCACAGGTACTTTAGAGATATTACCATCTTCAGAAGCTGTTATTACTGCATAAGACAGGTTCAGCTCTGCATTAGCTACATCAGCCTCACGTTGCTTTACATTAGCAAGTGCTACATTCACCTGCTGAGAAGTTGCATTGCTTTGAGAAGCGGCTGCACTGGTTTGTTTCTGTGCAGCTGATTTCTGTTCAACCAATACCTGTAACTGGTGTTCTGCAGTTTCTTTTTGTGCCTGTGCCTGCTCATATTGCTGTTGAGTAATAGAGTGGTCTTTTACCAGGTTCTCATACCTTTTAAAATCCTGTGTGGCACGCCACACATTCACCTTCGCGGTCTCTATCTGTGCGTCAATGGTTGAAACATTGGCCTGCGATGAAGCTACCTGTGCTTTGGACGCACCTGTAGTAGCTTCTGCCATAGCCAGGTTGCTTTTTGCAGACTCCAGCGCAGCCTGTGCCTGTGCCAGTTGTATCTGCAGGTCCCTGTCATCCAGTATAATAAGTGTATCTCCTTTCTTCACATCCTGGTTGTCAGATACTCTTACCTCTTTGATATAACCTGAAACGCGTGGTATCACCGGGCTGATATCAGCCTCCACCTGTGCATCATCCGTATCTTCATGATGCATGGAGTGTATGATCTTTTTTCCTCCGAAAATGACACCTGCAGCTAACACAACTGCCAGTATGATCATGAACTTCTTGTTGGTCTTCTTTTTACCTTCCTGTTGTGTGGTATTTACTTCAGACATGATTATTTATATTTCTCGTGGTTATTTATTTTGTTATGGTTGCCTGTTCTAATGTACCTGTCACTTGTTTCAGCTTGTTATAAGCTACAAATGCGTCAGCTTTGGCAAATGCATGGTTCAATTTTGCTTGTAATAAAGCTACATCTGCGTCCAATAGCTCAGTAGTAGTAGCCAGGCTGTTGTCATATTTATTCTTCACTATCTTGTAGTTCTCTGTAGCCTGCTCCTGTGCTTTTTTGTAAACATCTATTTTCTTGATTGATGACAAGTATTGCTGATAGCTCTGTGCTGATTCAAGCCTTGCAGCATCACTCAGTATATCCTGCGTTATCCTTGTCTGCTCAAGTCTGGATTTGGCCTGTGCTACTTTAGAACCTGTCTTCCATAATGAAGATGGACTATACTTTATCCCGATACCTCCGTTAATAATATTAGAAGCCGTCAATATTTTAGGAACATTCAATGCTATATATCCACCTGTCAGAGCCAGGGAAGGGTAGTACTCACCCTTTGCTGCCCTTACACCTGCAAGAGCAGCATTCTTCCTCATTTCCATAGCTTTCAGATCGGCCCTGTTATTGAGTGCCGCATTTTCCCAAAAGCTGAAATCGTTGTTGTCGGAATAATTAGTAAATCCTGTTATCTCCGGTTCCAGCTCAGTATACTCATCCAGCCCAAGCATCAGATTCATATTGATGTAGGTGATCTTCCAGTTATTCTCAGCATCCAGCTTGGCCAGTTCTATATTCGATTGTTGCAGCTGTGCTTTCAACAGGTCGTTCCTGGCTAGCAACCCGTTACGCTCCATATTCTCAAGATCCGCTACTCGTTGCTGTGATTGTCTCAGGTTCTCATTTACGATCTCCAGTGCTGCTTTAGCTTTGTACAGGTTGCAATATGCTGCAATGGTATTAGCTATTACTTCATCCTTATCATGTTCAGCATCAAGTTCTGCGGCTTTTTTCAGGTACTTGGCAGACTGTATGCCATTATTGATCCTGAACCCTGAAAATATAGGCAGTGATGCAGAAGCCATGCCATACATAGCTTCATTCACCGTAGGGAAAGAACTTCCGCTACTACCTCCGGATGATTCCCCGGAACCTTGCTGGCTGCTACTGCTGTTTAAAGGGATTTTAAGGTTGAAGTTAGGTTGAGTGACCCTCATATAAGCCCCTGATGCACTAACATCAGGCAGTCTTCTTTGTCTGGATTCACTTAAAGCTGCTCCGGCCTCAACAGTTTTGGCTTCAGCCAGTTTCAGTTGCTTGCTATGTTGCAAACTTAGGCTGATAGCCTCTTCAAGACTTATTTTTTTGGCTACCTGTGCTGATATATGCGTTATGCTGACAATCATCAGCAACAGTACGATCAGTCCTTTTCTTGTGTTAGTCTTCATTTGTCAATATTGCTTTGAATACTTTCTTTAAATGTGTACTGAGTTTCTTTCTTATATGTGTTGCAAATTCTTCGTCAGACATGTGCTGCAGGTTATTCGATTCTTTATAATAACCTGATGTTGTAAGCATTTGATTACAGGTGCCAAACAGGGTAGTCATCAGTAGCGGAATGTCTACTCCTTTCCTGAAAACGCCCTTCTTCTGGCCTTCGTAAATAATACTTGCAACAAGGTTTTTGTTGCGTTGTTTGGTTTCTTTTATCAGTTGAGATATCTCATTCTCGCGGGTACCTATCTGCTCTCTGACCATGATCTTATGAAAATTGGTCTGGCGCATTATACGATCAATATAACCGTCAATAAGCTTGTAAACTTTTGCTAATGAATCCAGTTTAGCATCATTCAGGATACCTTCTATCTGAATTTTTACATCATTCGCCCTGCGTATGAAAAGAGCTTCAAGCATCTTCTCTTTAGAACCGAAGTAGTAAGATATCATTGCGATATTTACCCCTGCTTCTTTGGCTATATCTCTTACCGAAGTACCATTAAAACCATTCTGTGCGAACAGCTCTTCTGCTACATCCAGTATATGGTGTTGTTTTTCAGTAAACTCCATAATATTCAGAATTACGTTGCAAAACTAAACACTTGTTTAAAATCAAACAAACGTTTAATTAACATTTTGTCGATAAGGGCATAAATTTTGACTATCAATAAGTAATTATAATAGGATAATTAACTGATCTTGCTCCAGTTATTGGTAGGCTTGGCTTGTTGTAGTAATACATTTACTATGCCCTGATTCTGTGGGTGCGTAAGCTTAGGATCAACACCTAATAACGCCTGTGCGGCTTTCCTTGTTTCTTCCAGAATAGCTGTGTCGGTCATCAGGTCGGCCAGCTTAAAACGGAAAGTACCGCTTTGCTTGGTACCATACAGGTCACCGGGGCCTCGCATAGCCAGGTCTTTTTCCGCTATGATAAATCCGTTGGCGGTAGAGGTCATGATATCCATCCGCTCCCTGCTTTCTTTTGACAGCTTATTGCCTGTAAGCAGGATACAATAGGATTGCTCAGCTCCGCGACCCACACGCCCCCTGAGCTGGTGCATCTGCGACAGGCCGAAACGTTCGGCGCTTTCTATAAGCATAACACTGGCATTTGGTACGTCTACACCTACTTCAATAACAGTAGTGGCTACCAATACCTGTGCGTCACCGGAGGCAAAGCGAGCCATATTTCTGTCTTTCAGTTCCTGCTCCTGTTTACCGTGCACCATGGCAATGCGGTACTTATTTTCCGGAAAAAATACTTTCACTTGTTCGTAACCTGCCATCAGGCTTTCGTAATCCATCTTTTCCGATTCTTCGATGAGCGGATAAACTATGTATGCCTGCCTGCCTTTATCTACTTCGCTGCGGATGAAATCCATTACATGTGCCCTACGCATCTCGTTACGATGAACAGTCTTTATCTCCTGCCTGCCGGGTGGCAGTTCGTCAATAACAGATACATCAAGGTCGCCATACAAGGTCATGGCCAGTGTACGGGGAATAGGTGTAGCCGTCATTACCAGTATATGCGGCGCCGTTTCGTTCTTACTCCACAGCCGGGCCCTTTGGCCTACGCCAAAACGATGCTGTTCGTCTATCACCGCCAATCCCAGGTTGCTGAACTGAACGGTATCTTCTATCAGGGCATGAGTACCTACAGCTATCTGTATCTCACCTTCAGCTAATCCTTTCAAAATAGCTTTTCGCTCTTTACCTTTTACGCTACCTGTAAGCAATGCCACTTTGATACCCATAGGTTCTACCAGCTTACAGATACTTTTATAATGTTGCTGAGATAGTATCTCTGTAGGTGCCATCATACATGCCTGGTGCCCGTTGTCCATAGCCAGCAGCATAGACATAACGGCAACAATCGTTTTACCGCTACCTACGTCTCCCTGCACCAGTCGGTTCATTTGTTTGCCAGTGGCTGTATCGTAACGAATCTCTTTCAGTACTCTTTTTTGTGCACCTGTAAGTTCAAATGGGAGGTACTCATTATAAAATGTATTGAAATAATGTCCTACGGTCTCAAACTTCCATCCGGGCTGTATTTGATGCTGCACCCGCAGTTGCCCCACCTTTAGTTGCGAAGCAAACAGCTCCTCCCACTTCAGGCGAAACCTAGCCATCAGCATATGCTCTTCCGTATCCGGATAGTGTATCCACTTGATAGCATGATATCTGTCGCAGAGTTTATATTGTCTTATAATGTCGGCAGGCAATATCTCCGGTACATCTCCCGGTGTTATTCTGCTCACCAGTTCTTTGGTGATCTTGGCTAATACCCGATTATTAACTCCTCGGCCTTTAAGCTTCTCCGTAAGCGGGTACACGGGTGTCATACCTGCCTTTGCTGTTTCTGCGTTCAGTGGGTCTATGTCCGGGTGGGCTATGTTCGGCGTACCATTAAAAAAAGACACTTTCCCGAATACAAGGTAGTGTTGATTCTCTTTCAGGGTCTTCTTCATCCATTGTGCCCCCTGGAACCATATCAGTTCTATCTGTCCTGTATCATCGTAAAATGTAGCAGTAAGTCTTCTTGCCCTGCCTGTCCCTTCTTCGTATATATTGATAAGGATACCTATCAATTGCACATATTCCCCTTCGGTACGTATCTGGTTTACTTTGTTGAGCTTGGTACGGTCATTATAACGAAAAGGGTAGTGGTGCAACAGATCACCGGCATATTGTATATCCAGTTCTTTGCGCAACATCTCGCCGCGTTGCGGGCCAACTCCTTTCTGGTATTCAATGGGGGTATCTAATATGGACTGATGGATACTGATAATAATGCCTTTATAATGATGTAAATATAAGAAAGCTGCTGCGCTTTATACATTCATCATTTAGCATTGTCTATCGCGGCAACTACTTTCAGGTTCGATGCTTTTGCGGCGCGCATTACAGCCATCACATTATCCCAGTCAGCCTTTTTATCGCCATTAATAACCACGGTAGGCTCAGCATCATTGGCTTTTGCTGCCATTCGTGCTATTACAGGTTCTAACGAATCTATCGGGGTTAATGTAGTGCCTACGTAAAAACGCTGTAACGAATCAACGGTAACTACAACGGTTTGTTTCGCTTTGGTATCGGTCGAGGCTTTGGGTGTAAGCACCTTAACCACATTGGGGTTAGCCAATGTAGATATGATCAGGAAGAAGAACAGCAATATGAACAGTATATCGTTCAGTGCCGATGTATGTACTTCCGTTTTGTCCCTTAATCCTTTCCTCAGGTTCATATACTCAGTTTAGCGTGTGGGTTCGTGAAGTATATCCAGGAATTCAACCGCGGCTGCTTCCATCTTATTTACTGTCTTGTTGATCTGTGCGTTCAGGTAGTTGTACGCCACATATGACAGCAGGCCAATGATAAGACCAACTGCTGATGTTACCATCTTAGTATAGATACCACCCGCTATATGTTCTATCGAAAATCCGTTGTGCTGTATATTAAAGAACAGGATGATCATACCGGCAATAGTACCCAGGAAACCAAACATCGGCGCGATTCCGGCAATTGTTGATAACATAGACAAGTTCTTCTCCAGGTTATATACCTGCAACTTCCCGGTGTTCTCCATAGACTTTTCTATATGGTCAACCGGTTTGCCAATACGGCTCAGACCTTTATCAATAATTCTTGCCATAGGGCCTTGTGTAGTTTTCGCCAGGTTTTTGGCAGCTACCAGGTTCCCGTCTGTTACATGTTCTTTTATGCGCGCCATGAAGGTAGGGTCAATATTACCTGCCTTGCGTATCACCCTCAAACGTTCAATGAACACATATACCATTAATACCGAACAAAGCAACAGGGGTATCATCAGGACACCTCCTTCACGTAGCAGGTATATCAATGATAATTCTTCAGCTCCGGCATTTTCCATACCGGCTATTACCTGGGTAGCTGTATCAACTTGCAATAAAATAAATGACAATATGGACATGAGTTAGTATTGAATGGAACAAATGTAATAATTCAGTTATTATGATACTTGTTAAAAAAAATACCGGGACATATGCCCCGGTACAATTATATATGGTCAGTATCTTTATTAACCGATAGATACTACCTCCAGGTCAAATATCAGATCCTTACCGGCCAGTGGGTGGTTGGCGTCTAATATTACAACCTCGTCTTTGATCTCTGTAATAACAACAGGGAAGTTGTTGCCCTGGTTGTCACTCATATTCAGCTGCATACCAACTTCAGGCGTCATTTCAGCAGGAAACTGGTCTTTAGGGTATTCTACCACCATATCTTCCCTGCGGGCACCATAAGCCTCATCTACAGGTATTTCTACTGTCTTTTTCTCACCGGTTGTCATATCTATCAGGGCGTCATCAAAACCCTTAATTACTTGTCCAACACCAACTGTAAATTCCAGTGGCTCACGGCCTTCAGAAGAGTCAAATGTTTCACCGGTTGTTAATTTTCCATGGTAATGCACTTTAACCTTGTCGCCGCTTTTGATCTGTTGCATGATAATTGTTTTAATTAAAAAAATGCGATTATTCTGCAAGGTACATTATAATCTGCGAATATCTGTTTCCATGCTTATCTTTAACCAAATTTTCGGGCTTATGAATGGTGGAAAGTTATTAATGATCGTAATGATGCCTGTGTTTTTCGTACTGAATACTTACGCACAGCGCAACGAGGGTCAGCAGCCTGTTATTACAGGTGCTGAACAAATGGATATGTATCTGCCTCAGCTGGAGGGCAAAAGGGTAGCACTGCTCATCAACCAGACCTCTGTAGTAGGGTCAGGCAAAACATTGTTACCGGACACTTTATTGAAAAGAGGTATCAATATTGTTAAAATTCTTGCACCGGAACATGGCTTCAGGGGAAAGGCAGAAGCAGGTGAAAAAGTAGACGATAGCAAAGACGAAAAAACAGGTCTGCCTATTATTTCTTTATATGGTAAAAATAAAAAACCAACACAGGAGCAATTACAGGATGTAGACATAGTAGTTTATGACATACAGGACGTAGGCGCTCGTTTCTATACGTATATATCAACCATGCAATATGCCATGGAAGCATGCGCAGCTTATGGCAAACAGTTTATGATACTGGATCGTCCTAACCCCAACGGTTTTTTTGTAGCAGGGCCGGTATTGGATAAATCACTTAAGTCATTTGTAGGTATGCAGCCCATACCTGTAGTATATGGCATGACACCCGGTGAATACGCAAAGATGCTGGTAGGCGAGAAATGGTTTGATGGCGCAGATAAACTGAAGCTTACAGTTATCTCTTGTAAGAACTACGACCATACTACCAGGTATAAACTCCCGGTAAATCCCTCTCCTAATCTGAGAAGCATGGCAGCCGTATATTGTTATCCCTCACTTTGCCTGTTCGAAGGTACAGATGTAAGTGTAGGCCGCGGCACCAAAACACCGTTCCAGCAATTCGGACATCCGGCATTCAAAGGCAAAGCCATGTATGGGTTTATGCCCAATATTGCAGACGAAGGGCCTGACCCTTTATACGCTGCCAAAACCTGTTATGGAATGATGATCGCTTTGACAGACGAAGATGCAGAGAAAGCCATTGCCGGTAAGTTCACTGTCTCTTTTTTGAAAAGGGCTTACGACTGGCATGATAACAAAGATAAATTCTTCAATAGCTTTTTTGAAAACCTGGCAGGAACAAAGGAGTTGAGAAAACAGATACAACAGGGTTGGTCGGTTGAAGACATTGAAAAGTCATGGGATAAGGACCTGGCTGCTTTTAAACAGATTAGAAAGAAGTACCTGTTATATAAGGATTTTTAACAGTTTTTAGTTCGCACACTACGCATACTTTATTGCATGCACATTTTATTTGTACCTCTATACGAATTTTTCAGGCGCAGGAAACCACTGTTCTGGGCGGTGTTCCTTGGCACTTTCGCTATATGGGCTATCCTCGCAAGCAGGATACAATTAAAGGAAGACATCACCTCCATGTTGCCCGATAGTAAAGCTATCCATGCCATGAACGATGTGATAAGCAATACACAGGCGGGTGAGCAGGTAATATTCCTTGCATCATTTACAGATAGCAACTACCACGACCAGGATAGCATGGTTAATGCTGTTAACGATTTTAATTCAGGGTTCAATAAACAGTTCAGTAATTATATTGACACAATAATACTGCAACCCGGCAGCGGCATGGAAGAAGTAATGACAGGATTGGTACAACAAAACCTCCCGTTGTTACTTACCGAAAAAGACTACCAAAAACTGGATAGCCTTACAAATGAAGAACAAATAGCACGTACACTGGCTGCAAACAAACGTATCCTGCTGTCTCCGGCCAGTGTTTTCTATAAAAAACTTGTAGCTGCAGACCCCATAGGCATGTCAGGTATTGTATGGAGCAAATTACGTTCGCTACAGTATGATGATAACTATGAGACTTACGAAGGTTACCTCTTTCATAAACAGAGTGGAAAGCTCACTTTCTTCATGAAGCCTGTTCATAAGGCTAACGAAACAGTTGAAAACGCTAAGTTCTTTGAAGAAGCCGACGGGTATATTGAGAATTGGGAGCAGGCACATCCCGGCATAAATATTTTGTATTTCGGTGGGCCTGCTGTAGCAGCAGGTAACGCCACACAGATGCGTTATGATACTATACTGACCTTGTCCGTAACTATTATCCTGTTGTTGGCACTTACCTTCTATTTTTTCCGACGCAAACGAACACCTCTGTTTTTGTTGATACCGGTTTTGTACGGCGGAGCAATGGGTTTAGGGGTGCTGTGCCTCGTCCAGGGATCTGTATCTGTTATTGCCTTGGGGGCAGGCGCCATTATTATGGGTATAGCTATTGATTTCTCCATACACTTCCTCTCACAAAACAGGAAGAATACAGATGTTAGGGAAACGGTAAAAGAACTGGCACAGCCGCTCACGCTGGGGAGTTTTACTACCATTGCCGCATTCCTTTCGCTGCGACTGGTCAATACACCCATACTGCAGGACCTTGGGTTGTTTGCCGCTGCCAGCCTGTTCGGAGCTGCGTTATGTACACTCATATTTCTGCCGCACCTGCCTATAGGCACTGGCTCAGAACAAGAAGTACCCAAACAGACAATATTTGATAAAGTGGCCGAATGGCGCCCGGAAAATAACAAGCTATTGTTGTTGTTCATTGTATTGTTCACGCCTGTGATGTTGTACTTCAGTACAGGTGTACAGTTCGATAGCAACCTGATGAACCTGAACTATCTTTCACCTAAACTACAGAAAGCTCAGGATGAAGTACGCGAAGCCAATGCTGTAGCACTGAGTTCCGTATTCCTTGTTGCGCAGGATGAGTCAGGCGAAAAAGCTCTTCAAAAACTGGAGCAGCTTCATGATAAGGTAAAAGGCGTACAAGATAAAGGATGGGTGAGGGGAGTGTCCGACCCTACATTATTATTATCATCACGCAAAGAACAACAACGCCGTATCGATCGCTGGAACAACTACTGGAATAACGAGAAGAAAGCAGCTGTATTACGGGCCGTAAACAAGGAAGCTGCCGGCGCCGGATTTGCAACAGGAGCTTTCAACCGTTTTGAGAACACACTAACCAGAGAGTATAGTTTATTTGACAGCGCAACAACCAAACAGCTCAAATCATTGTTCCCCGGTGGCTTTTCAGCAGACACAGTGCATCATTACGCTATTACTGCTCTAAAGGTTCCTGCTGAGTATCGTGAACAGGTATTTAATGAATTATCGGCACAGGACATCGTAACTGTTACTGACAGGCAACAGGGAGCTAACCAGCTTGTGGCTATATTGAACAATGACTTTACGGATATTGCTATATACTCCTCACTCATTGTATTCTTTGCGTTG encodes the following:
- a CDS encoding biopolymer transporter ExbD, whose translation is MNLRKGLRDKTEVHTSALNDILFILLFFFLIISTLANPNVVKVLTPKASTDTKAKQTVVVTVDSLQRFYVGTTLTPIDSLEPVIARMAAKANDAEPTVVINGDKKADWDNVMAVMRAAKASNLKVVAAIDNAK
- the recG gene encoding ATP-dependent DNA helicase RecG, whose translation is MHQSILDTPIEYQKGVGPQRGEMLRKELDIQYAGDLLHHYPFRYNDRTKLNKVNQIRTEGEYVQLIGILINIYEEGTGRARRLTATFYDDTGQIELIWFQGAQWMKKTLKENQHYLVFGKVSFFNGTPNIAHPDIDPLNAETAKAGMTPVYPLTEKLKGRGVNNRVLAKITKELVSRITPGDVPEILPADIIRQYKLCDRYHAIKWIHYPDTEEHMLMARFRLKWEELFASQLKVGQLRVQHQIQPGWKFETVGHYFNTFYNEYLPFELTGAQKRVLKEIRYDTATGKQMNRLVQGDVGSGKTIVAVMSMLLAMDNGHQACMMAPTEILSQQHYKSICKLVEPMGIKVALLTGSVKGKERKAILKGLAEGEIQIAVGTHALIEDTVQFSNLGLAVIDEQHRFGVGQRARLWSKNETAPHILVMTATPIPRTLAMTLYGDLDVSVIDELPPGRQEIKTVHRNEMRRAHVMDFIRSEVDKGRQAYIVYPLIEESEKMDYESLMAGYEQVKVFFPENKYRIAMVHGKQEQELKDRNMARFASGDAQVLVATTVIEVGVDVPNASVMLIESAERFGLSQMHQLRGRVGRGAEQSYCILLTGNKLSKESRERMDIMTSTANGFIIAEKDLAMRGPGDLYGTKQSGTFRFKLADLMTDTAILEETRKAAQALLGVDPKLTHPQNQGIVNVLLQQAKPTNNWSKIS
- a CDS encoding DHA2 family efflux MFS transporter permease subunit, coding for MTQHEDLVEYGSRRIIITITAIFCALLEIVDTTIVNVALNEMRGNLGATLTEVGWVITAYAIANVIIVPMTSWLSQQFGRRNYFAASIIIFTVASFLCGNATNIWELVAFRFIQGLGGGALLVTSQTIITESYPPEKRGMAQAIYGLGVIIGPTLGPTLGGFIVDNYSWPYIFYINLPIGIIATILTLQFVRSPKYDEKTSRKDIDWGGIALLALAIGSLQYVLERGQEEDWFNDPYITILAIVAALGMFFFIWRELTYRNPIVELRVLKNGNLRIGTILSFILGFGLYGSTFIIPLYTQSTLGWTAQQSGMLMIPAALTTAFMMPIIGRLLQKGVPQQYLVAGGMLLFFIYSFWGYKILTPDTGEDAFFWPLIVRGFGMGMLFIPITTMALSTLKGKEIGQGAAFTGMMRQLGGSFGIAIITTYITRRNVQHKSDIASHLSISDPSVQQRLDGMQHSFMAKGMSADAALSNSYRMLDFSVAKQAVVLSYMDVFLMIGAMFLVCIPFVLLVKQKKDQPPVNSSEAMH
- a CDS encoding TetR/AcrR family transcriptional regulator; this encodes MEFTEKQHHILDVAEELFAQNGFNGTSVRDIAKEAGVNIAMISYYFGSKEKMLEALFIRRANDVKIQIEGILNDAKLDSLAKVYKLIDGYIDRIMRQTNFHKIMVREQIGTRENEISQLIKETKQRNKNLVASIIYEGQKKGVFRKGVDIPLLMTTLFGTCNQMLTTSGYYKESNNLQHMSDEEFATHIRKKLSTHLKKVFKAILTNED
- a CDS encoding peptidylprolyl isomerase — translated: MQQIKSGDKVKVHYHGKLTTGETFDSSEGREPLEFTVGVGQVIKGFDDALIDMTTGEKKTVEIPVDEAYGARREDMVVEYPKDQFPAEMTPEVGMQLNMSDNQGNNFPVVITEIKDEVVILDANHPLAGKDLIFDLEVVSIG
- a CDS encoding TolC family protein; translated protein: MKTNTRKGLIVLLLMIVSITHISAQVAKKISLEEAISLSLQHSKQLKLAEAKTVEAGAALSESRQRRLPDVSASGAYMRVTQPNFNLKIPLNSSSSQQGSGESSGGSSGSSFPTVNEAMYGMASASLPIFSGFRINNGIQSAKYLKKAAELDAEHDKDEVIANTIAAYCNLYKAKAALEIVNENLRQSQQRVADLENMERNGLLARNDLLKAQLQQSNIELAKLDAENNWKITYINMNLMLGLDEYTELEPEITGFTNYSDNNDFSFWENAALNNRADLKAMEMRKNAALAGVRAAKGEYYPSLALTGGYIALNVPKILTASNIINGGIGIKYSPSSLWKTGSKVAQAKSRLEQTRITQDILSDAARLESAQSYQQYLSSIKKIDVYKKAQEQATENYKIVKNKYDNSLATTTELLDADVALLQAKLNHAFAKADAFVAYNKLKQVTGTLEQATITK
- a CDS encoding DUF1343 domain-containing protein, with protein sequence MNGGKLLMIVMMPVFFVLNTYAQRNEGQQPVITGAEQMDMYLPQLEGKRVALLINQTSVVGSGKTLLPDTLLKRGINIVKILAPEHGFRGKAEAGEKVDDSKDEKTGLPIISLYGKNKKPTQEQLQDVDIVVYDIQDVGARFYTYISTMQYAMEACAAYGKQFMILDRPNPNGFFVAGPVLDKSLKSFVGMQPIPVVYGMTPGEYAKMLVGEKWFDGADKLKLTVISCKNYDHTTRYKLPVNPSPNLRSMAAVYCYPSLCLFEGTDVSVGRGTKTPFQQFGHPAFKGKAMYGFMPNIADEGPDPLYAAKTCYGMMIALTDEDAEKAIAGKFTVSFLKRAYDWHDNKDKFFNSFFENLAGTKELRKQIQQGWSVEDIEKSWDKDLAAFKQIRKKYLLYKDF
- a CDS encoding HlyD family secretion protein, with translation MSEVNTTQQEGKKKTNKKFMIILAVVLAAGVIFGGKKIIHSMHHEDTDDAQVEADISPVIPRVSGYIKEVRVSDNQDVKKGDTLIILDDRDLQIQLAQAQAALESAKSNLAMAEATTGASKAQVASSQANVSTIDAQIETAKVNVWRATQDFKRYENLVKDHSITQQQYEQAQAQKETAEHQLQVLVEQKSAAQKQTSAAASQSNATSQQVNVALANVKQREADVANAELNLSYAVITASEDGNISKVPVNEGQLVQAGQTLFSIVAEDAVWVVANFKETQLEKMKQGQEVHVHVDAYPGHDFKGTISSFAPATGARFSLLPADNASGNFIKVVQRVPVKIEFTDLKDKMLSMLRAGMNVQVEVTVD
- a CDS encoding MotA/TolQ/ExbB proton channel family protein, producing MSILSFILLQVDTATQVIAGMENAGAEELSLIYLLREGGVLMIPLLLCSVLMVYVFIERLRVIRKAGNIDPTFMARIKEHVTDGNLVAAKNLAKTTQGPMARIIDKGLSRIGKPVDHIEKSMENTGKLQVYNLEKNLSMLSTIAGIAPMFGFLGTIAGMIILFFNIQHNGFSIEHIAGGIYTKMVTSAVGLIIGLLSYVAYNYLNAQINKTVNKMEAAAVEFLDILHEPTR